TGATGGTGGCGTCGTCCTCGGGGTCGAGGGCAACGTCCGGCATGTCCTGCTCCGGCAGCTTGGCGTAATCCGCATGCGGGCACAGCACCTCTTCGAAGCGCTCAACCGTGGCATCGGTGTCCGGCAGCTTCGAGGCGCGGGCGGCGATCACGGACTTGATGCCCAGGCGCTTGGCGAAGGGCGTAATGGAGAAGGCGCGTTCCTCGTCCACGAAGACGATGGAAGTGCCTGAATCCTCGAGGCCGTATTCCAGTTCCTCGCCGGTCCACCAGGAATTGAGCGGCACCATGACGGCGCCGATGATGGCGCCGGCGAAAAACGCGATCGGCCATTCGGGGTAGTTGCGCATGGCGATGGCCACGCGGTCACCCTTCTGGACGCCGTACTTGTCCTTGAGGATGTGCGACAGCGCGATGGCGGCCTTGTGGAACTCCGCATAGGTCATGCGGTCGTCTTCATAGACAACGAATTCCTGGTCACCGTGATCCTTCACGACCGAGAACAGCTCGCGCAGGTTCTGCTTGGCTTCCTTCCAGACCCGCATCTTGAGGCCACGGACCTCAGTCTCTTCCATTGCGAAGGGGGTGCCGGGGGACGTCATCAGCGCATGGGCGTCCGCGACGCTCATGATCGGCTCGGACGGAACTTCCGGGGCTGCGGTTTCGGCGGCTTCACTCATGCCTATCTCCCTGAAAAAACACACTAATTTCGCGGAAAACGCCCGCGATTTTGCGCGGACCATATACAAAGATGACGTGGGAGTCATCGGGTATGGCGCAACTACGCAGCCTGAAGCTGCTCCGGGCGGGGCAGGCGGCGGCGAAAGCCTTTTGGAATCAGGCCTTAAATCTGACCGCGGTCCAGAAAAGGGCCGCCCAGCCGATCAGAAAGGCGACGCCGCCCACGGGCGTCAGCATCACCAGCGCGCGGCTTTCGGTCAGCCCATAGACATAGAGCGTGCCGGAGAACAGCAGGATGCCGGCAAGGAAAGCCCACCCGGCCAGGGTGACGCTGGCCTGGCTGATGGCTGAGTGGCTTGTGAGCCAGGCAACGGCAATGAGCGCGAGCGCATGAAACATGTGGTAGCGCGCGCCGGTCTCGAAGGCGGCAAGAGCCCGCTCAGCGACGCGGCCTTCAAGGCCGTGCGCGGCGAAGGCCCCCGCCATGACCGCGATGAAGCCGTTGAGGGCGGCGAGGGCAAGCCAGAGTTTCATGAGGCGAGGTCTTTCAATCAAAGTCAGAGGGCGCGTGTGGCTGATTGCGGCGGATGAAAATACCGCCTAAGGCAAAATAATGACCATGTCGCTTGAGCAGCGCTATGCCTTTGCCTATGGGGCCATCTTCCTCGCCATGGGCACGTTCCTGCCGTACTTCCCGGTATGGCTGAAGAGCCATGGGCTGAGTGCCTATGAGATCGGGCTGCTGCTGGGCATTTCCGGTGTGGTGCGCATTGCCACCATGCCGGTGATTGCCTATCTGGCTGACCGGGCCGGCCAGCCGGTGTTTACCCTGCGGCTGCTGACCCTCGTGGCGCTGGTGTGCAATTGCGCCTATCTGGCCACCGGCAGCTTCTGGCCGATCCTTGCGGTGCTGATGGTGATGACGGTGGTGGGGCCGCCGATCATGCCGATGACAGACGCGCTGGCGATGCGCGACAGCGAGGCGGGCAAACTCTCCTATGGGCGGGCGCGGGCCTGGGGCTCGGTGGCTTTCATCATCGCCAATTTGGTGGTGGGCGGGCTGCTGGGCAGTCTTGGTGCCAATGTGGTGATCTGGACGGTGATTGGCGCAGGCGTGTTCAACTTCATTGCCTATCTCCTGCTCACCGATGCGCCGGATACGGAGCGTCAGGTCGGCGGTGTGGGGCGGGTGGATATCGCGAGCGCCGTGCGGCTCGTGCGGTCGCCGGTCTTCCTGCTGTTTGCCTTTGCCTCTGCCGGGGTGCAGGCGACGCACGCGGTCTACTACGCCTTCGGCACGCTGCACTGGCAGGCACTCGGGCTGAGTGACAGCGTGATCGGTGCGCTGTGGGCGTGGGCCGTCGTGGTCGAGGTTGCCCTGTTGTGGCAGGCAGCGCCGATCGTCAGGCGGGTGAGCCCGGCGCTGCTTATCCTGCTGGGAGCCGGGGCGGCGGTCGTGCGCTGGACGGTGATGGCGGTTGATCCGCCGTTCTGGTCGTTGCCGCTGTTGCAATGCCTGCATGCGATGACCTTTGGGCTGGCGCATCTGGGCATCATGCAGTTTCTCGTGCGGGCGGTGCCGCCGGGGCTCGCCTCCACCGCGCAGAGCGTCTATTCGGCGCTTGCGGGCGGTGTCGTGATGGCGGGGGCAACCTTCCTGGCAGGGCGTCTTTATGGCGATCACGGTGGGGTGACCTATCTTGCGATGACGGCCCTAGCTGTGCTTGCTTGCGGCGCGGCCTTGCTTGGCCACCGGACATGGAATGGAGAGCGGATCGATGGGTGATCCTGCAACGAAACTGGATTTGCCTTTCGAGGTGGTGCCGACGGGCGCTGCTGTCGGCGCGGAGATCAGCGGGCTTGATGTGCGGGCCCTTGATGACGCGACGTTTTCTGCCCTGCGGCAGGCCTGGCTTGAGCACAAAGTGCTGCTGTTCCGCGGCCAGGACCTGACCGACGACGACCTTGTGACCTTCGCCGGTCGCTTCGGGGCGCTTGATCTGGCCCCGGCCAGCGCGACCGACGATGTGGGCGCGCAGGAAAAGTCGCGGCCGGAAGTGTGGATCATTTCCAACGTTGTGGAAGAGGGCAAACCCATCGGTGCGCTTGGCTCGGATGAAGCCGAGTGGCACACCGACATGTCCTATGTGGATGAGCCGCCGATGGCGAGCGTGCTCTATTCGCTGGAGATCCCGCCTGCGGGTGGTGACACCAGCTTCGCCAATATGGAACTGGCGCTGGCGGAGCTGCCGGCCGATTTGCGTGCGCGGATTGAAGGGCGCACCGCCAATCATGACTCGAGCTATACGAGTGTCGGAGAACTGCGCAAGGGCGCTGCGCCTGTCACTGATGTGACCAGGGCGCCAGGCGCGCGGCACCCGGTGATCCGTACCCATCCTGAAACGGGCGTGCCGTCCCTTTATCTCGGACGCCGCCGCAACGGGTGGATCGTGGACATGGACGTTGCGGACAACGAAGCGCTGCTGGACGCGCTGTGGGCCCATTGCGCTGACCCGCGTTTTGCGTGGACGCATCAGTGGCGGACTGGCGATCTGCTGATCTGGGACAATCGCAGCCTCAATCACAGGCGTGATGCGTTTGACCCGGCGTCACGGCGGGTGATGCATCGCTGCCAGATCAAGGGTGACGTGCCGCGCTGAAGACGGCTGCCGCCGCCACCAGACAACACTTTCAAACGAT
The sequence above is drawn from the Pyruvatibacter mobilis genome and encodes:
- a CDS encoding DUF423 domain-containing protein, which codes for MKLWLALAALNGFIAVMAGAFAAHGLEGRVAERALAAFETGARYHMFHALALIAVAWLTSHSAISQASVTLAGWAFLAGILLFSGTLYVYGLTESRALVMLTPVGGVAFLIGWAALFWTAVRFKA
- a CDS encoding TauD/TfdA dioxygenase family protein, which encodes MGDPATKLDLPFEVVPTGAAVGAEISGLDVRALDDATFSALRQAWLEHKVLLFRGQDLTDDDLVTFAGRFGALDLAPASATDDVGAQEKSRPEVWIISNVVEEGKPIGALGSDEAEWHTDMSYVDEPPMASVLYSLEIPPAGGDTSFANMELALAELPADLRARIEGRTANHDSSYTSVGELRKGAAPVTDVTRAPGARHPVIRTHPETGVPSLYLGRRRNGWIVDMDVADNEALLDALWAHCADPRFAWTHQWRTGDLLIWDNRSLNHRRDAFDPASRRVMHRCQIKGDVPR
- a CDS encoding MFS transporter, with amino-acid sequence MTMSLEQRYAFAYGAIFLAMGTFLPYFPVWLKSHGLSAYEIGLLLGISGVVRIATMPVIAYLADRAGQPVFTLRLLTLVALVCNCAYLATGSFWPILAVLMVMTVVGPPIMPMTDALAMRDSEAGKLSYGRARAWGSVAFIIANLVVGGLLGSLGANVVIWTVIGAGVFNFIAYLLLTDAPDTERQVGGVGRVDIASAVRLVRSPVFLLFAFASAGVQATHAVYYAFGTLHWQALGLSDSVIGALWAWAVVVEVALLWQAAPIVRRVSPALLILLGAGAAVVRWTVMAVDPPFWSLPLLQCLHAMTFGLAHLGIMQFLVRAVPPGLASTAQSVYSALAGGVVMAGATFLAGRLYGDHGGVTYLAMTALAVLACGAALLGHRTWNGERIDG